A part of Streptomyces sp. NBC_00557 genomic DNA contains:
- a CDS encoding D-glycero-alpha-D-manno-heptose-1,7-bisphosphate 7-phosphatase: MTVCAVLFDRDGTLVADVPYNGDPDRVRLLPGAAEAVALARSHGLATGVVSNQSGIGRGLLTADQVRRVNERADTLLGGLDTWVFCPHAPDAGCDCRKPRPGLVFTAAARLGVPPARCLVIGDIAADVLAARAAGARGVLVPNAATAPAEVARFAEDSAPDLLTAVRGALAAAPDRTRPLPPQAAVPEGRPSP; this comes from the coding sequence ATGACCGTGTGCGCCGTCCTGTTCGACCGCGACGGCACCCTCGTGGCGGACGTGCCCTACAACGGCGACCCCGACCGCGTCCGGCTGCTGCCCGGCGCCGCCGAGGCCGTCGCCCTCGCCCGGTCCCACGGCCTGGCCACCGGGGTGGTCAGCAACCAGTCCGGCATCGGGCGCGGACTGCTCACCGCCGACCAGGTGCGCCGGGTCAACGAGCGCGCCGACACCCTGCTGGGCGGCCTGGACACCTGGGTGTTCTGCCCGCACGCCCCGGACGCCGGCTGCGACTGCCGCAAACCGCGCCCCGGACTGGTGTTCACGGCCGCTGCGCGCCTCGGTGTCCCGCCCGCCCGGTGCCTGGTGATCGGCGACATCGCCGCCGACGTGCTGGCGGCCCGCGCGGCGGGCGCCCGGGGGGTGCTCGTCCCCAACGCGGCCACGGCGCCGGCGGAGGTGGCACGTTTCGCCGAGGACAGCGCCCCCGACCTGCTCACCGCCGTACGCGGCGCGCTCGCGGCGGCCCCGGACCGGACGCGCCCGCTCCCGCCGCAGGCGGCGGTCCCGGAGGGGAGGCCGTCGCCATGA
- a CDS encoding glycosyltransferase family 9 protein yields MRSLVVRLDSFGDVLLAGPAVRAVAAHSTHVTLLCGPRGADAAELLPGVDELVVWEAPWEGFDPPDVDPGDIDALVARLRAGAFDSALVLTSFHQSPLPTALLLRLAGVHRIGADSVDHPGRLLDVRHRRLPGRHEAEAALDTAAAMGFRLPAGDNGRLRVLPPPDTSALTGYGPYVVLHPGASAPARAWSPRRCAEAVGLLTDAGHRVVVTGGPHERVLTRCVSGDLAVDLGGRTSPRTLAGVLRMADVVISANTGPAHLAAAVGTPVVSLFAPVVPAGRWAPYGVPAILLGDQSAPCANTRALTCPVPGHPCLDEVTGQDVVRAVHKLIQERHS; encoded by the coding sequence ATGAGGTCCCTCGTCGTCCGGCTCGACAGCTTCGGCGACGTGCTGCTCGCCGGCCCGGCCGTGCGCGCCGTCGCCGCCCACAGCACGCACGTCACCCTGCTGTGCGGGCCGCGCGGCGCCGACGCCGCGGAACTGCTGCCCGGTGTCGACGAGCTGGTGGTGTGGGAGGCGCCCTGGGAGGGCTTCGACCCGCCGGACGTGGACCCGGGGGACATCGACGCGCTGGTCGCCCGGCTGCGCGCCGGCGCCTTCGACTCCGCGCTCGTCCTCACCTCCTTCCACCAGAGCCCCCTGCCCACCGCCCTGCTGCTGCGCCTCGCGGGCGTGCACCGGATCGGCGCCGACAGCGTCGACCACCCCGGACGGCTGCTCGACGTGCGGCACCGCAGGCTGCCCGGCCGGCACGAGGCCGAGGCGGCCCTGGACACCGCGGCCGCCATGGGCTTCCGGCTGCCCGCCGGGGACAACGGCAGGCTGCGCGTCCTGCCGCCCCCCGACACCAGCGCCCTGACCGGCTACGGCCCCTACGTCGTCCTGCACCCCGGGGCCAGCGCCCCCGCCCGCGCCTGGAGCCCGCGGCGCTGCGCGGAGGCGGTCGGCCTGCTCACCGACGCCGGGCACCGCGTGGTCGTCACCGGCGGCCCGCACGAGCGGGTGCTCACCCGCTGCGTGAGCGGCGACCTGGCCGTCGACCTCGGCGGCCGCACCTCCCCGCGCACCCTGGCCGGAGTGCTGCGCATGGCCGACGTCGTGATCAGCGCCAACACCGGACCCGCCCACCTCGCCGCGGCCGTCGGCACCCCCGTCGTGTCCCTGTTCGCGCCGGTGGTGCCCGCCGGACGCTGGGCGCCGTACGGCGTCCCCGCCATCCTGCTCGGCGACCAGTCGGCGCCGTGCGCGAACACCCGGGCCCTGACCTGTCCCGTGCCCGGACACCCCTGCCTGGACGAGGTCACCGGGCAGGACGTGGTGCGCGCGGTGCACAAGCTCATCCAGGAGCGCCACTCATGA
- a CDS encoding glycosyltransferase, giving the protein MNILVWHVHGSWLTAFVQGLHTYLVPVTEDRGPDGLGRAVTWDWPQTVEERTPKELWDADIDLMVLQRPHELDLALRWTGRRPGVDVPAVYVEHNSPDETPERQPHPLAAQSAIPIVHVTHFNRLMWDSGQAPTEVVEHGIIDPGPLYTGTERRAAVVVNEPVRRGRTTGTDLLPRFARCAPLDVFGMRTEGLADHLGLPPERCRTRDLPQHELHREMARCRLYLHPVRWTSLGLSLLEAMFLGMPVVALDTTEVREAVPDGAGVVSNRLDVLEDAVRAFLADPALARRTGAAARAAAQARYGERRFLDDWERLIKEVTR; this is encoded by the coding sequence ATGAACATCCTCGTCTGGCACGTGCACGGATCGTGGCTCACCGCCTTCGTGCAGGGCCTGCACACCTACCTGGTCCCGGTCACCGAGGACCGCGGGCCCGACGGGCTCGGCCGCGCCGTGACCTGGGACTGGCCGCAGACCGTCGAGGAACGCACCCCGAAGGAACTCTGGGACGCCGACATCGACCTGATGGTGCTGCAGCGGCCGCACGAACTCGACCTGGCCCTGCGCTGGACCGGCCGCCGGCCCGGCGTGGACGTGCCCGCCGTGTACGTCGAGCACAACAGTCCCGACGAGACGCCCGAACGCCAGCCCCACCCGCTGGCCGCGCAGTCCGCGATCCCGATCGTGCACGTCACCCACTTCAACCGGCTCATGTGGGACAGCGGCCAGGCCCCGACCGAGGTCGTCGAGCACGGCATCATCGATCCCGGCCCGCTGTACACCGGCACCGAGCGGCGCGCCGCCGTCGTGGTCAACGAACCCGTGCGCCGGGGCCGGACCACCGGCACCGACCTGCTGCCCCGGTTCGCCCGCTGCGCACCCCTGGACGTCTTCGGCATGCGCACCGAAGGGCTCGCCGACCACCTCGGCCTGCCGCCCGAACGCTGCCGCACGCGTGACCTGCCCCAGCACGAGCTGCACCGGGAGATGGCCCGCTGCCGCCTCTATCTGCACCCCGTGCGCTGGACCTCGCTCGGGCTGTCGCTGCTGGAGGCGATGTTCCTGGGCATGCCGGTGGTCGCCCTCGACACCACCGAGGTGCGCGAGGCGGTCCCCGACGGCGCCGGGGTGGTCTCGAACCGCCTCGACGTACTGGAGGACGCCGTACGCGCCTTTCTCGCCGACCCCGCACTCGCCCGCCGCACCGGCGCGGCGGCCCGGGCGGCGGCACAGGCCCGCTACGGAGAGCGGCGCTTCCTCGACGACTGGGAGCGCCTGATCAAGGAGGTCACCCGATGA
- a CDS encoding glycosyltransferase has protein sequence MSSRTRHPAGRVAMVSEHASPLAALGGPDAGGQNVYVAQVARQLARRGHRVTVYTRRDSADLPDRVTLDDGVQVVHVPAGPPAPVPKDELLPHMSEFGDFLARQWSLDPPDVVHAHFWMSGLAALAGARELGIPVVQTYHALGTVKKRYQGASDTSPPQRLAIEEAVGHDCARIIATCSDEVAELKAMGLDEDRISIVPCGVDPDQFRPAPRIRPAGARKRLLSVGRLVPRKGFDRAIRALAGIPGAELVVAGGPGAGLLGADPEARRLAAIAAEYGVADRVTLLGGVGRDRMPALMADADLVLSLPRYEPFGIVPLEAMACATPVVATAVGGQLDTVVDGTTGVLVPADEDHDLGPVVRALLADPERLARYGAAGRRRVLTHYTWDRVADGVAAVYGAVSSIPSLSGVVR, from the coding sequence ATGAGCAGCCGTACCCGCCACCCGGCCGGGCGCGTCGCCATGGTGTCCGAGCACGCCAGCCCGCTGGCCGCGCTCGGCGGACCCGACGCCGGCGGCCAGAACGTGTACGTCGCCCAGGTCGCCCGGCAACTCGCCAGAAGGGGACACCGGGTCACGGTGTACACCCGGCGGGACTCGGCGGACCTGCCGGACCGGGTGACCCTCGACGACGGAGTGCAGGTGGTGCACGTGCCCGCCGGGCCGCCCGCACCCGTCCCCAAGGACGAACTCCTGCCGCACATGAGCGAGTTCGGCGACTTCCTGGCCCGGCAGTGGTCGCTGGACCCACCGGACGTGGTACACGCCCACTTCTGGATGTCCGGCCTGGCCGCCCTGGCCGGAGCCCGCGAGCTCGGCATACCGGTCGTGCAGACCTACCACGCGCTGGGCACCGTGAAGAAGCGCTACCAGGGCGCCTCGGACACCAGCCCGCCGCAGCGCCTCGCCATAGAGGAGGCCGTCGGCCACGACTGCGCCCGCATCATCGCCACCTGCAGCGACGAGGTCGCCGAACTGAAGGCGATGGGCCTGGACGAGGACCGGATCAGCATCGTGCCCTGCGGAGTCGACCCCGACCAGTTCCGGCCCGCCCCCCGGATCCGGCCCGCCGGCGCCCGCAAACGGCTCCTGTCCGTCGGCCGGCTGGTGCCCCGCAAGGGCTTCGACCGCGCCATCCGCGCCCTCGCCGGCATTCCCGGCGCCGAACTGGTCGTCGCCGGCGGCCCCGGGGCCGGGCTGCTCGGCGCCGACCCCGAGGCCCGCCGCCTCGCCGCGATCGCCGCCGAGTACGGCGTCGCCGACCGCGTCACCCTGCTCGGCGGGGTGGGCCGGGACCGGATGCCCGCCCTGATGGCCGACGCCGACCTCGTGCTGTCACTGCCGCGCTACGAGCCGTTCGGCATCGTCCCGCTGGAAGCCATGGCCTGCGCCACCCCGGTCGTCGCCACCGCCGTCGGCGGCCAGCTCGACACGGTCGTGGACGGCACCACCGGCGTCCTGGTGCCGGCCGACGAGGATCACGACCTCGGGCCGGTCGTGCGCGCCCTCCTCGCCGACCCCGAACGGCTCGCCCGCTACGGGGCCGCCGGCCGGCGGCGCGTGCTGACCCACTACACATGGGACCGGGTGGCCGACGGCGTGGCCGCGGTGTACGGCGCCGTCTCCTCGATCCCCTCGCTCTCGGGAGTGGTGCGATGA
- a CDS encoding D-sedoheptulose-7-phosphate isomerase codes for MKTGSGTETPVDGAVGATHCDDLAKALDAFRDHGPLLERWGGELARRLGAGARLLVAGNGGSAAQAQHLTAELVGRYRDDRPPFSAVALHADTSSTTAIANDYGVQEVFARQTAAHGRRGDVLMLLSTSGASANLLAAADRAHRLGMTVWALTGRAPNPLQLGADEALCVDAPVAATVQELHLVAVHMLCEAFDQAVERGAAGRAGGDGVDGRPGVVGRLVGRARTVAPAAHRKGQT; via the coding sequence ATGAAGACCGGCAGCGGCACCGAGACCCCCGTGGACGGCGCCGTGGGCGCCACTCACTGCGACGACCTCGCGAAGGCCCTGGACGCCTTCCGCGACCACGGTCCCCTCCTCGAACGGTGGGGCGGCGAACTCGCCCGCAGGCTGGGCGCCGGAGCCCGGCTGCTCGTCGCCGGCAACGGCGGCAGCGCCGCCCAGGCGCAGCACCTGACCGCCGAACTCGTCGGCCGCTACCGCGACGACCGGCCGCCGTTCTCCGCGGTCGCCCTGCACGCCGACACCTCCTCCACCACCGCGATCGCCAACGACTACGGCGTCCAGGAGGTGTTCGCCCGGCAGACCGCCGCCCACGGCCGCCGCGGGGACGTGCTCATGCTGCTGTCCACCAGCGGCGCGAGCGCCAACCTGCTGGCCGCCGCCGACCGCGCCCACCGCCTGGGCATGACGGTGTGGGCGCTGACCGGCCGCGCGCCCAACCCGCTCCAGCTCGGCGCCGACGAGGCCCTGTGCGTGGACGCGCCGGTGGCCGCCACCGTGCAGGAACTCCACCTGGTCGCCGTGCACATGCTGTGCGAGGCCTTCGACCAGGCCGTCGAGCGCGGAGCGGCCGGCCGGGCCGGCGGCGACGGGGTGGACGGCAGGCCGGGCGTCGTCGGCCGGCTCGTCGGCCGGGCCCGCACCGTCGCGCCCGCCGCGCACCGGAAGGGACAGACATGA
- a CDS encoding PfkB family carbohydrate kinase, with product MTSTRTPLVVVGDALLDHDLCGRAERLAPDAPVPVVHGARRSSRPGGAALAACLAAADGRPVTLVTALGDDSASRTLRELLAGRVELVEVPLEGTLSSKTRVLAGDRPLLRLDDGEGRARAATGAAEDAITGARGILVADYGRGTADVLRDALARTPAPMVWDPHVRGLPPVPGVRLVTPSAQEARTFARHVTGGDGSGGVGGLSGSGGSGGYERAGGSGGFHAAGGSDGAYGSGGAGESGRSGDRAGAHGAERSGRSHGSGGTGASDPSGGFAGARGSEGPDGSHGVHGSGGSGDEEGLRAAARDARTLVRAWRARAVAVTLGERGALLSHGETPLLVPTPAAAAGDPCGAGDRFAATAAGLLADGALTEAAVQAAVHAATRYVAEGGARAVAAAEQPDPPQAAPADGDTTSDAVRTAARVRSAGGTVVAAGGCFDLLHAGHVALLQAARRAGDCLIVCVNSDDSVRRRKGAGRPLVPVADRVRVLRALECVDAVAVFDEDTPERILGELRPHIWAKGGDYARTELPEQPLVESWGGQVLLLPYLDGRSTTGLARRAAQSPAPAAGRTR from the coding sequence ATGACGAGCACGCGCACCCCCCTGGTCGTCGTCGGCGACGCACTGCTCGACCACGACCTGTGCGGCCGGGCCGAGCGCCTGGCCCCGGACGCCCCCGTGCCGGTGGTGCACGGCGCCCGGCGCAGCTCCCGCCCCGGCGGCGCGGCCCTCGCCGCCTGTCTCGCCGCGGCGGACGGCCGCCCGGTCACGCTCGTCACCGCGCTCGGCGACGACAGCGCCAGCCGGACCCTGCGCGAGCTGCTGGCGGGCCGGGTCGAGCTGGTGGAGGTGCCGCTGGAGGGCACGCTGAGCAGCAAGACCCGGGTCCTGGCCGGGGACCGGCCGCTGCTCCGCCTGGACGACGGCGAGGGACGCGCCCGCGCGGCGACGGGGGCCGCCGAGGACGCGATCACCGGCGCCCGCGGCATCCTGGTCGCCGACTACGGCCGGGGCACGGCCGACGTCCTGCGGGACGCCCTCGCCCGGACGCCGGCCCCCATGGTCTGGGACCCCCACGTACGCGGCCTTCCCCCCGTCCCCGGCGTCCGCCTGGTCACACCGTCGGCGCAGGAGGCCCGCACCTTCGCCCGGCACGTGACGGGTGGCGACGGGTCCGGCGGGGTCGGAGGGCTGTCCGGGTCCGGTGGGTCCGGCGGCTACGAGAGGGCGGGCGGGTCCGGCGGGTTCCACGCGGCTGGCGGCTCCGACGGGGCGTACGGGTCCGGCGGGGCCGGTGAGTCCGGCCGGTCCGGCGACCGTGCCGGGGCTCACGGAGCCGAGCGTTCGGGCAGGTCTCACGGCTCTGGCGGGACCGGTGCGTCCGACCCGTCCGGCGGCTTCGCCGGGGCCCGCGGATCCGAGGGGCCGGACGGGTCCCACGGGGTTCACGGCTCAGGTGGGTCCGGCGACGAGGAAGGGCTGCGCGCCGCCGCGCGGGATGCCCGCACCCTGGTCCGGGCCTGGCGGGCACGGGCCGTCGCCGTGACCCTCGGCGAGCGCGGCGCGCTGCTCTCCCACGGTGAGACCCCGCTGCTGGTGCCGACCCCGGCCGCCGCGGCAGGCGACCCGTGCGGCGCCGGCGACCGGTTCGCCGCGACCGCCGCCGGCCTGCTCGCCGACGGGGCGCTCACCGAGGCCGCCGTACAGGCCGCCGTGCACGCCGCGACCCGGTATGTCGCCGAGGGCGGGGCCCGCGCGGTCGCCGCCGCCGAGCAGCCGGACCCGCCCCAGGCCGCGCCCGCGGACGGCGACACCACCAGTGACGCCGTGCGCACGGCTGCCCGGGTGCGGAGCGCGGGCGGCACCGTCGTCGCCGCGGGCGGCTGCTTCGACCTGCTGCACGCCGGGCACGTGGCCCTCCTGCAGGCCGCACGCCGGGCCGGCGACTGCCTGATCGTCTGCGTGAACTCCGACGACTCGGTGCGCCGCCGCAAGGGCGCCGGCCGCCCCCTGGTGCCCGTCGCCGACCGGGTCAGGGTGCTGCGGGCACTGGAGTGCGTGGACGCGGTCGCCGTGTTCGACGAGGACACGCCGGAACGCATCCTCGGCGAACTCCGCCCGCACATCTGGGCGAAGGGCGGCGACTACGCCCGTACCGAGCTGCCGGAACAGCCCCTGGTGGAGAGCTGGGGCGGCCAGGTCCTGCTGCTGCCGTACCTCGACGGCCGCTCCACCACCGGTCTGGCCCGCCGCGCCGCCCAGAGCCCGGCCCCGGCCGCAGGCCGCACAAGGTGA
- a CDS encoding glycosyltransferase family 9 protein, whose amino-acid sequence MTLTLHRSPTVLVLRALGLGDLLAGVPALRGVRRAFPGHRILLALPPGLTEAALATGAVDAVFPAEAPGRAVPSLTHWAGPPPDVAIDLHGNGPESRDALAALHPRRLLAHACPDGPPWQAQAHERDRWCAFLHAYGIPADPLDLRLPEPDTPSPVPGAVVVHPGAASGSRRWPGERYAAVVRCLRAAGHHVVLTGGPGEEALVRSVAERSGLPAGDVLAGGLPYGELSALVAGASLVLSGDTGPAHLAVAHGTPSVTLFGPVSPRLWGPPPSRRHLALWKPGPPGDPHGPTPDARLLRIRSGEVAAACLTLLRPVRDGAPDARPEVARVH is encoded by the coding sequence GTGACCCTCACCCTGCACCGCTCCCCGACCGTTCTGGTCCTGCGCGCCCTGGGCCTCGGTGATCTGCTTGCCGGTGTGCCCGCGTTGCGCGGTGTGCGCCGGGCCTTTCCCGGGCACCGGATCCTGCTCGCCCTGCCGCCGGGGCTGACCGAGGCGGCCCTCGCCACCGGGGCGGTCGACGCCGTGTTCCCGGCCGAGGCGCCGGGGCGGGCGGTGCCGTCCCTCACGCACTGGGCCGGACCGCCGCCCGACGTGGCGATCGACCTGCACGGCAACGGCCCGGAGAGCCGCGACGCCCTCGCCGCGCTGCACCCGCGCCGGCTGCTCGCGCACGCCTGCCCGGACGGCCCGCCCTGGCAGGCGCAGGCCCACGAACGGGACCGCTGGTGCGCCTTCCTGCACGCCTACGGCATCCCGGCGGACCCCCTGGACCTGCGCCTCCCCGAGCCGGACACACCGTCACCGGTGCCGGGCGCCGTGGTCGTGCATCCCGGCGCGGCCTCCGGCTCCCGCCGCTGGCCGGGGGAGCGGTACGCCGCCGTCGTACGGTGCCTGCGCGCGGCCGGCCACCACGTGGTGCTCACCGGCGGCCCCGGCGAGGAGGCCCTGGTGCGTTCGGTCGCCGAGCGCAGCGGACTGCCCGCCGGCGACGTGCTCGCCGGCGGCCTGCCGTACGGGGAGCTGTCCGCACTGGTCGCCGGGGCGTCCCTCGTCCTCAGCGGCGACACCGGCCCGGCGCATCTCGCGGTCGCCCACGGCACTCCCTCGGTCACCCTGTTCGGCCCCGTCTCCCCGCGCCTGTGGGGGCCGCCCCCGAGCCGCCGCCACCTGGCCCTGTGGAAGCCCGGCCCGCCCGGCGACCCGCACGGCCCCACCCCCGACGCCCGCCTGCTGCGCATCCGCTCCGGCGAGGTCGCCGCGGCCTGCCTGACCCTGCTGCGCCCGGTCCGCGACGGCGCCCCCGACGCCCGACCGGAGGTGGCGCGTGTCCACTGA
- a CDS encoding glycosyltransferase family 2 protein produces MSTESVPGTARGAAAAGDPRVSVAVITRDRPASLLRTLDALAGLPERPPVIVVDNSRDDSTRRAVLGHPALDRLLRPAANTGALGRNLAVRHARTPYVAFSDDDSWWEPGSLARAADLLDRHSRLGLLAARTLVGDEADEDPLNAVLADSPLPPEPDLPGRPVLGFLGCASVVRREAFLAVGGFHPLLFFGGEETLLAYDLAAGGWGVAYEPSLRARHHPGTDGRTGRPFLVRRNHVLTTCLRRPWPVVLRAGTDLALAAAADRPGARRALKEALARFPAALARRRALPPHVEHAARMLDRHPAGRAGAGEGGRR; encoded by the coding sequence GTGTCCACTGAGTCCGTGCCCGGCACCGCCCGTGGGGCCGCGGCTGCGGGGGATCCGCGGGTCAGCGTCGCCGTGATCACCCGCGACCGGCCGGCCAGCCTGCTGCGCACGCTCGACGCGCTGGCCGGGCTGCCCGAGCGGCCGCCGGTCATCGTCGTCGACAACTCCCGCGATGACAGCACCCGCAGGGCCGTGCTCGGCCACCCGGCCCTGGACCGTCTGCTGCGCCCCGCCGCCAACACCGGCGCCCTCGGCCGCAACCTGGCCGTCCGGCACGCCCGCACGCCCTACGTCGCCTTCAGCGACGACGACTCCTGGTGGGAGCCCGGCAGCCTCGCCCGCGCCGCCGATCTCCTCGACCGCCATTCCCGGCTCGGCCTGCTCGCCGCGCGCACGCTGGTCGGCGACGAGGCCGACGAGGACCCCCTCAACGCCGTCCTCGCCGACTCGCCCCTGCCGCCCGAGCCCGACCTGCCCGGCCGCCCGGTGCTGGGCTTCCTCGGCTGTGCCAGCGTGGTGCGCCGGGAGGCCTTCCTCGCCGTGGGCGGCTTCCACCCGCTGCTCTTCTTCGGCGGCGAGGAGACCCTGCTCGCCTACGACCTGGCCGCCGGCGGCTGGGGCGTCGCCTACGAACCCTCCCTGCGCGCCCGCCACCACCCCGGCACCGACGGCCGCACCGGCCGCCCCTTCCTGGTCCGGCGCAACCACGTCCTCACCACCTGCCTGCGCCGCCCCTGGCCCGTCGTCCTGCGGGCCGGCACCGACCTCGCGCTGGCCGCCGCGGCCGACCGCCCCGGGGCACGCCGCGCCCTGAAGGAGGCCCTCGCCCGGTTCCCGGCCGCCCTGGCCCGGCGCCGCGCCCTGCCCCCGCACGTCGAACACGCCGCCCGCATGCTCGACCGGCACCCGGCCGGACGCGCCGGCGCCGGGGAAGGCGGCCGGCGATGA
- a CDS encoding glycosyltransferase, with translation MTRGGPDGRTTVVMITHNRRAELLRTLRLLRRLPERPRVIVTDNASRDGTAEAVARDFPEVTLLRPGRNLGAVGRNLAVRHVTTPYVAFCDDDTWWEPGSLRRAADLLDARPRLAAVTARIVVEPDGTEDPVVRELRESPLTGPDWLPGPALGSFLAGATVLRTEAFRSGGGFHPGLWLGGEEELLACDLLRQGWWLAYAEELTVHHHASRLRDSTARRVLGIRNTLWFTWLRRPLLPALRRTGHLLRTVPRDAASVRAFAHATAGLPWVLRQRDPVPPDLERRLAALERARRTSPARRYVG, from the coding sequence ATGACCCGGGGCGGGCCCGACGGCCGTACGACCGTCGTCATGATCACCCACAACCGCCGCGCGGAACTGCTGCGCACCCTGCGCCTGCTGCGCCGGCTGCCCGAACGCCCCCGCGTGATCGTCACCGACAACGCCTCACGCGACGGCACCGCCGAAGCCGTCGCCCGCGACTTCCCCGAGGTGACGCTGCTGCGCCCGGGCCGCAACCTCGGCGCCGTCGGCCGCAACCTCGCCGTCCGGCACGTCACCACCCCCTACGTGGCCTTCTGCGACGACGACACCTGGTGGGAGCCCGGCAGCCTGCGGCGCGCCGCCGACCTGCTCGACGCCCGGCCCCGGCTCGCCGCCGTGACCGCGCGGATCGTCGTGGAACCGGACGGCACCGAGGACCCCGTCGTCCGCGAACTGCGCGAGTCCCCGCTCACCGGCCCCGACTGGCTCCCCGGACCGGCCCTCGGCTCCTTCCTCGCCGGCGCCACCGTGCTGCGCACCGAGGCCTTCCGGTCCGGAGGCGGCTTCCACCCCGGTCTGTGGCTCGGCGGCGAGGAGGAACTGCTCGCCTGCGACCTGCTGCGGCAGGGCTGGTGGCTGGCCTACGCCGAGGAGCTCACCGTCCACCACCACGCCTCCCGGCTGCGCGACAGCACGGCCCGCCGCGTCCTCGGCATCCGCAACACCCTGTGGTTCACCTGGCTGCGCCGCCCCCTGCTGCCGGCGCTGCGCCGCACCGGGCACCTGCTGCGGACCGTGCCCCGGGACGCCGCCTCGGTGCGCGCGTTCGCCCACGCCACCGCCGGTCTGCCCTGGGTGCTGCGCCAGCGCGACCCGGTGCCGCCGGACCTGGAACGCCGGCTCGCCGCGCTCGAACGGGCCCGCCGCACCTCACCCGCCCGGCGGTACGTCGGCTGA
- a CDS encoding STAS domain-containing protein, giving the protein MEKGQLSRPRARPGGPAPLLMQTVHEHRPETGTVSVLKARGTVDASNAVEFSEALAEHIAQADRAAEHAVLDMTEVYLACAAAVRSVDRATGVLAFSGRALPVVQPRPHVREALRAAGLPGVRVHATMASALSSLEARRRTGPAPGGTDW; this is encoded by the coding sequence ATGGAAAAAGGTCAGCTGTCCCGTCCCCGGGCCCGCCCCGGCGGCCCCGCCCCGCTGCTCATGCAGACCGTGCACGAGCACCGGCCGGAGACCGGCACGGTCAGCGTCCTGAAGGCGCGGGGCACGGTCGACGCCTCCAACGCCGTGGAGTTCTCCGAGGCGCTCGCCGAGCACATCGCCCAGGCCGACCGGGCCGCCGAACACGCCGTCCTCGACATGACCGAGGTGTACCTCGCCTGCGCCGCCGCCGTGCGGTCCGTGGACCGGGCCACCGGGGTCCTCGCCTTCTCCGGCCGCGCCCTGCCCGTCGTACAGCCCCGGCCGCACGTGCGCGAGGCGCTGCGCGCCGCGGGGCTGCCCGGCGTCCGGGTGCACGCCACCATGGCGTCGGCCCTGAGCTCCCTGGAAGCCCGAAGACGCACGGGCCCCGCACCCGGCGGCACCGATTGGTGA